The following are encoded together in the candidate division KSB1 bacterium genome:
- a CDS encoding glycosyltransferase family 9 protein, whose protein sequence is MQFSDIKFDCRHFRGDIPCQPNKQHGALCPTCEQYDPIRTRILLIKLGAIGDVIRTTPLLQRFHEEYPGAHISWLTHTPEILPAAAIDKIYRFDFKSLHTLAHLPFDIAVNLDKDLEACALLTAVPAGRKFGFALADGRITGLNQAAQAKLLTGAFDSVSRQNRKSYLQEIFEICGFDFRGEPYVLEVDRRYDGQWQSLHEQAQGRKIIGLNTGCGKRWLTRLWPEDHWVALVAELKTAGYFPVLLGGPEEEEQNRRLQTRSGAPYPGTFPLPQFISLAAQCHVIVTAVTMMMHIALGLRKPLVLFNNIFNPHEFELYGLGVLLQPESGCDCYFGNTCRRARPCMQDLPVATVFQAIVERSRHTP, encoded by the coding sequence ATGCAATTCTCCGACATCAAATTCGACTGCCGCCATTTTCGCGGCGACATTCCCTGCCAGCCCAACAAACAGCATGGTGCGTTGTGCCCGACGTGTGAGCAATACGATCCCATTCGCACCCGCATCCTGCTCATCAAGCTGGGTGCAATCGGCGATGTCATCCGCACCACGCCGCTGCTGCAGCGTTTTCACGAAGAATATCCCGGGGCGCACATCTCCTGGCTGACGCACACCCCCGAAATCCTGCCGGCCGCGGCCATCGACAAAATCTACCGCTTCGATTTCAAATCACTCCATACGCTCGCGCATCTCCCATTCGACATCGCGGTGAATCTCGACAAGGATCTCGAAGCCTGCGCGCTGCTCACCGCGGTGCCTGCCGGCCGCAAGTTCGGTTTCGCCCTGGCCGACGGCCGGATCACCGGCCTGAATCAGGCGGCCCAGGCCAAGCTGCTCACCGGCGCGTTTGACAGCGTTTCCCGGCAAAACCGCAAAAGCTATCTGCAGGAGATCTTCGAAATTTGCGGCTTCGACTTCCGCGGCGAGCCCTATGTTTTGGAGGTCGACCGGCGCTATGACGGCCAATGGCAGAGCCTGCATGAGCAGGCGCAGGGCCGCAAGATTATCGGCCTCAACACCGGCTGCGGCAAGCGCTGGCTCACCCGGTTGTGGCCGGAAGACCACTGGGTGGCATTGGTTGCCGAGCTGAAAACGGCCGGCTATTTTCCCGTGCTGCTCGGTGGCCCGGAAGAGGAGGAGCAAAACCGCCGGCTGCAAACGCGCAGCGGGGCACCCTACCCCGGCACCTTTCCCCTGCCGCAATTCATTTCCCTTGCCGCCCAGTGTCACGTCATCGTCACCGCCGTGACCATGATGATGCACATCGCGCTCGGCCTGCGCAAGCCGCTGGTGCTGTTCAACAACATCTTCAATCCCCACGAATTCGAGCTCTACGGCCTGGGCGTGCTGCTCCAGCCGGAATCGGGTTGCGATTGCTACTTCGGCAACACCTGCCGCCGGGCGCGACCTTGCATGCAGGATTTGCCGGTCGCCACCGTTTTCCAGGCGATCGTCGAGCGCAGCCGGCACACACCATGA
- a CDS encoding 3-deoxy-7-phosphoheptulonate synthase class II: MMTWTPRSWRNKPITQQPAYPDPAHLERVLTRLRSYPSLVFPGEVEHLKRLLREAAQGKRFLLQGGDCAERFQDFSSQAIANQLKILLQMSLVLIYGLRKPVVRIGRIAGQYAKPRSAEYEIVAGQKLPVFRGDSINSFEPDARTRIPDPERLLQCYYHSAITVNYIRALIEGGFADLHHPDHWDLEFIAKSERRRDYRRLVRRILDGVQFMEALGGVRAEVLGRVDFFTSHEGLLLPYEEALTHYVKERKCFYNLGAHTLWIGDRTRQVHGAHVEYFRGLANPIGVKIGPSCTPDELIELIRMLNPKNEWGRLTLITRLGKDRICELLPPLIRAVQRHHCRVLWCCDPMHGNTRVTAGGLKTRDFRDILQELAQCFAIHQRCGSLLGGVHFELTGEAVTECLGGAEQIAEEDLVTNYRTYCDPRLNYSQSMEMAFQIASAHDERVPNLAWPSF; the protein is encoded by the coding sequence ATGATGACGTGGACACCCAGGAGCTGGCGCAACAAACCCATCACCCAGCAACCCGCCTATCCCGATCCCGCGCATCTGGAGCGCGTGCTCACCCGGCTACGCTCGTATCCCTCGCTGGTTTTTCCCGGTGAAGTCGAGCACCTCAAGCGCCTGCTGCGCGAGGCGGCACAAGGCAAACGCTTTTTGCTGCAGGGCGGTGACTGTGCCGAGCGCTTTCAGGATTTCAGCAGCCAGGCCATCGCCAACCAACTGAAAATCCTGTTGCAGATGAGTCTGGTGCTGATTTACGGCCTGCGCAAGCCGGTGGTGCGGATCGGCCGCATTGCCGGGCAATATGCCAAGCCGCGCTCGGCAGAATATGAAATCGTCGCCGGCCAAAAGCTGCCGGTCTTTCGCGGCGACAGCATCAACTCCTTCGAACCGGATGCCCGCACGCGCATCCCCGACCCCGAGCGCCTGCTGCAATGCTATTATCATTCCGCCATCACCGTCAACTACATCCGCGCCCTGATCGAAGGCGGCTTTGCGGATTTGCATCACCCCGATCACTGGGATCTCGAATTCATTGCCAAGAGCGAACGCCGTCGCGACTACCGCCGTCTGGTCAGGCGCATCCTCGACGGCGTGCAATTCATGGAGGCGCTTGGCGGCGTCAGGGCGGAAGTGTTGGGCCGCGTCGACTTTTTCACCTCCCACGAGGGCCTGTTGCTGCCCTATGAGGAAGCCCTGACGCATTACGTGAAAGAACGCAAATGCTTCTACAACCTCGGGGCGCACACCTTGTGGATCGGCGACCGCACCCGCCAGGTGCACGGCGCACACGTCGAATATTTCCGCGGCCTGGCCAATCCCATCGGGGTGAAGATCGGGCCGAGCTGCACGCCCGATGAGCTGATCGAACTGATCCGCATGCTCAATCCCAAAAACGAATGGGGCCGCCTGACCCTGATCACCCGGTTGGGGAAGGATCGCATCTGCGAACTGCTGCCGCCGCTGATCCGCGCGGTGCAACGCCATCATTGCCGCGTCCTGTGGTGCTGCGATCCCATGCACGGCAACACCCGGGTGACCGCGGGCGGCTTGAAGACCCGCGATTTTCGCGACATTTTGCAGGAGCTGGCACAGTGTTTTGCAATTCATCAACGCTGTGGCAGCCTGCTCGGCGGGGTCCATTTCGAGCTGACCGGCGAGGCCGTCACCGAATGCCTGGGCGGCGCCGAACAAATCGCGGAGGAGGATCTGGTCACGAATTACCGGACCTATTGCGACCCGCGCCTGAATTATTCACAGAGCATGGAAATGGCGTTTCAAATCGCCAGCGCACATGATGAGCGCGTGCCCAATCTGGCGTGGCCGAGTTTTTAA
- the pyrR gene encoding bifunctional pyr operon transcriptional regulator/uracil phosphoribosyltransferase PyrR, which produces MPATAPHIKIKGEIMDAAGLNRTLSRLAHEILESNRGVDNLVVVGIRTRGVQLAERLIEKIESFEGRKLPLGSLDITLYRDDLAYRQRALLSRSKQPRIQATDIPFDLEGKVVILVDDVIYTGRTIRAAMDALMDFGRPAKIRLAVMIDRGHRELPIRPDFVGKEVVTTPGEEVRVQLANVDGVDGVLLVEVTQAQT; this is translated from the coding sequence ATGCCCGCGACTGCACCGCACATCAAAATCAAAGGCGAAATCATGGACGCCGCCGGGTTGAATCGTACGCTTTCCCGTCTGGCCCATGAGATACTCGAGTCCAACCGCGGTGTTGACAACCTGGTGGTGGTCGGCATTCGTACGCGCGGGGTGCAACTGGCCGAGCGCCTGATCGAAAAGATCGAAAGTTTCGAAGGCCGCAAGTTGCCGCTCGGCTCGCTCGACATCACGCTGTATCGCGATGATCTGGCTTACCGGCAGCGGGCATTGCTCAGCCGGAGCAAGCAGCCGCGCATTCAGGCCACCGACATTCCCTTCGATCTTGAGGGCAAAGTCGTGATTCTGGTGGATGACGTGATTTACACCGGCCGCACCATTCGCGCGGCGATGGATGCGCTGATGGATTTCGGCCGGCCGGCGAAAATCCGCCTGGCGGTGATGATCGACCGCGGCCATCGCGAGCTGCCCATCCGGCCGGATTTTGTCGGCAAGGAGGTCGTCACCACCCCGGGAGAGGAAGTCAGAGTGCAACTGGCAAACGTGGATGGAGTCGATGGTGTACTTTTGGTCGAGGTTACACAGGCACAAACCTGA
- a CDS encoding dihydroorotase gives MSRSLITQPCPHLLVRGARVVDPGLGIDQTLDVLIENGVIKQVAPHIQAPYHFEMIPAAELVLTPGWFDMHVHFREPGREDEETVLTGCAAALAGGFTGVCPMPNTSPATDKAEIVKAIIAQGRQTMVDVHPIAAATKGREGKEPTEIAELVDAGAVAFSDDGCSVRTAELVRRVMEYAGMYQKPLIEHAEDESLSLKGAMNEGVIATRLGLPGMPAIAEDIIVARDLLVAEYTGGRLHIAHLSSRRAVELVRWGKSRGIAVTAEVTPHHFTLNHEAVIGFATNTKMNPPLRSPEDVEAVIAGLQDNTIDVIATDHAPHSAEEKNVEYAAAPFGIIGLETAMGLIISRLVLTKKLSLSQAVEKVTVAPRRILNLPQAEIKVGQPANLTLFSLEKKWLVDKSKFYSKSRNTPFDGWQLAGKVFGVYHKGQWWANPDF, from the coding sequence ATGTCCCGATCGCTCATTACACAGCCCTGCCCCCACCTGCTGGTGCGCGGCGCGCGTGTCGTTGACCCCGGCCTGGGAATCGACCAGACGCTCGATGTGCTGATTGAAAACGGTGTGATCAAACAGGTCGCGCCGCACATTCAGGCACCCTACCATTTCGAAATGATCCCGGCCGCCGAATTGGTGCTCACGCCCGGCTGGTTCGACATGCACGTCCATTTCCGCGAACCGGGTCGCGAGGATGAAGAAACCGTGCTGACCGGCTGTGCCGCCGCGCTGGCCGGCGGCTTCACCGGTGTCTGCCCGATGCCCAACACCTCCCCCGCAACCGACAAGGCCGAGATCGTCAAGGCGATCATCGCACAAGGCCGGCAAACCATGGTGGACGTGCATCCGATCGCGGCCGCGACCAAAGGCCGGGAGGGCAAGGAGCCCACTGAAATCGCCGAGCTGGTTGATGCCGGTGCCGTGGCGTTCTCGGACGATGGCTGCTCGGTGCGCACCGCGGAACTGGTGCGTCGCGTGATGGAATATGCCGGCATGTATCAGAAGCCGCTCATCGAACACGCCGAGGATGAAAGCCTCAGCCTCAAGGGTGCGATGAACGAGGGCGTGATTGCCACGCGCCTCGGCCTGCCCGGCATGCCCGCCATCGCGGAGGACATCATCGTCGCGCGCGATCTGCTGGTGGCGGAATACACCGGCGGCCGGCTGCACATTGCACATCTTTCTTCGCGGCGCGCGGTGGAACTGGTGCGCTGGGGCAAGAGCCGCGGCATTGCCGTCACCGCGGAAGTCACCCCGCATCACTTCACGCTCAATCATGAGGCGGTCATCGGCTTCGCCACCAACACCAAAATGAACCCGCCACTGCGCAGCCCCGAGGATGTGGAAGCGGTGATCGCCGGCCTGCAGGACAATACCATCGACGTCATCGCCACCGACCACGCCCCGCATTCCGCCGAGGAAAAAAATGTCGAATATGCCGCGGCGCCCTTCGGCATCATCGGCCTGGAAACCGCCATGGGCTTGATCATCAGCCGCCTGGTGTTGACCAAAAAACTCTCGCTCTCCCAGGCAGTCGAAAAAGTCACGGTGGCACCCCGCCGTATTCTCAACCTGCCACAGGCGGAAATCAAGGTGGGCCAGCCCGCCAATCTCACACTGTTTTCTTTGGAAAAAAAATGGCTGGTGGACAAGTCGAAATTCTACTCCAAATCGCGCAACACCCCCTTCGACGGCTGGCAGTTGGCGGGGAAAGTATTCGGTGTCTATCACAAGGGCCAATGGTGGGCCAACCCGGATTTTTGA
- a CDS encoding phosphoenolpyruvate carboxykinase produces the protein MTAPDPYRSVHGLEMHGIHHANHEYWNLTTAALYEEAILRREGVVAHLGPFVVRTGHHTGRSPNDKYIVKEPSSEKDIWWGKVNRPFDPERFDGLYRRLCTYLQGKDLFIQDCFGGADPHYRLPIRIITETAWHSLFARNLFVRARQEELATHKPEFTVIDTPRFHAIPEVDGTNSEVFIIVNFARRMVIIGGTSYAGEIKKSIFTILNYILPLKEVLSMHCSANLGRDGDTALFFGLSGTGKTTLSADPNRRLIGDDEHGWSHTGIFNFEGGCYAKVIRLSEEAEPEIYATTRRFGTILENVTFDPHTRRLDLNDAALTENTRGAYPLGYIPNHEPSGMGGHPRNLIMLTADAFGVMPPIAKLTPEQAMYHFLSGYTAKVAGTEKGLGKEPQATFSTCFGAPFMALHPTVYAKMLGEKIAQHRVNCWLVNTGWTGGPFGIGTRMKIAYTRAMVSAALDGRLAQVPTQPDPIFGLHIPTFCPEVPSEVLQPRDTWADGNAYDEKARQLAGLFHKNFEQFAAEVSPLIAAAGPLAGR, from the coding sequence ATGACTGCTCCCGACCCCTATCGCAGCGTGCATGGTCTGGAAATGCACGGCATTCATCATGCGAATCACGAGTATTGGAATTTGACAACCGCCGCGTTGTACGAGGAGGCCATTTTACGGCGCGAGGGCGTGGTCGCTCATCTCGGGCCCTTCGTCGTGCGCACCGGCCATCACACCGGCCGCTCCCCGAATGACAAGTACATCGTGAAGGAGCCCTCGAGTGAGAAAGACATCTGGTGGGGCAAGGTCAACCGTCCTTTTGACCCGGAGCGGTTCGACGGCCTCTACCGGCGCCTGTGCACCTATTTGCAGGGCAAGGATCTTTTTATTCAGGATTGTTTTGGCGGTGCGGATCCCCACTATCGCCTGCCCATTCGCATCATCACCGAAACGGCGTGGCACAGCCTGTTTGCGCGCAACTTGTTCGTGCGCGCGCGGCAGGAGGAGCTGGCAACCCACAAGCCGGAGTTCACCGTTATCGATACCCCGCGCTTTCATGCCATTCCGGAGGTGGATGGCACCAACTCCGAGGTGTTCATCATCGTGAATTTTGCCCGGCGGATGGTGATCATCGGCGGCACCAGCTATGCGGGTGAAATCAAGAAATCGATCTTCACGATTCTCAACTATATTTTGCCGCTGAAGGAAGTGCTCTCCATGCACTGTTCCGCCAACCTCGGTCGCGACGGTGACACCGCGCTGTTCTTCGGACTCTCCGGCACCGGCAAGACCACGCTGTCAGCCGATCCCAACCGCCGGCTGATCGGTGATGATGAACACGGCTGGAGCCACACGGGCATTTTCAATTTTGAGGGCGGCTGCTATGCCAAAGTCATCCGTCTGTCGGAGGAAGCCGAGCCGGAAATCTACGCCACCACGCGGCGCTTCGGCACGATCCTCGAGAATGTCACCTTCGATCCCCACACCCGCCGTCTGGATTTGAACGACGCCGCGTTGACCGAGAACACGCGCGGTGCCTATCCCCTGGGCTACATTCCCAATCATGAACCCAGCGGCATGGGCGGCCATCCGCGCAACCTCATCATGCTGACCGCCGATGCCTTCGGCGTCATGCCGCCCATTGCGAAGTTGACGCCGGAACAGGCCATGTATCACTTCCTTTCCGGCTACACCGCCAAAGTGGCGGGCACCGAAAAAGGCCTTGGCAAGGAACCGCAGGCGACGTTCAGCACCTGCTTCGGCGCACCTTTCATGGCGCTGCACCCGACGGTCTATGCCAAAATGCTGGGTGAGAAAATCGCACAACATCGGGTCAACTGCTGGCTGGTGAACACCGGCTGGACCGGCGGGCCGTTTGGCATCGGCACGCGCATGAAGATTGCCTACACCCGTGCCATGGTCTCCGCCGCGCTCGATGGCCGCCTCGCGCAAGTGCCCACACAGCCCGATCCGATTTTTGGTTTGCACATTCCCACCTTCTGTCCCGAAGTGCCCAGCGAGGTGTTGCAGCCGCGCGATACCTGGGCAGACGGCAATGCCTATGATGAAAAAGCGCGTCAGCTTGCCGGACTTTTTCACAAAAACTTTGAACAGTTCGCCGCCGAGGTCTCGCCGCTGATTGCCGCCGCCGGCCCGCTGGCAGGCAGGTAG
- a CDS encoding glycosyltransferase — translation MRIAFLSTFYPLRGGIAQFNAALYRALEKTHEVQAFTFTRQYPGLFFPGTTQYVTADDQADPVPAQPVLDSINPLSYFKTAALIRVCRPDLLLTKFWMPFFAPSLGTVAQYVRRQGAKAIAILDNLLPHERRPGDLQLIRYFLNRCDGFVVMSKVVEQELLHLKPGARYLLKAHPHYDHFGPPLASDQARARLGLPATQPVILFFGFIRDYKGLDQLIRATALLPDDYCVVIAGEMYGAFDRYQRLIDASGAAGKIRLFVRYIADAEVPLFFSAANVCVLPYKSATQSGIVQIAFHFNLPVIVTDVGGLAEMVQDNETGLILRAHDPQALAQKIRAYFEGNMQLRMAQAIAQRRHQNSWEGFAQALVEFYEKLPERAN, via the coding sequence ATGAGAATCGCCTTTCTCTCCACTTTCTATCCGCTGCGCGGCGGCATCGCGCAATTCAATGCCGCGCTCTATCGCGCGCTGGAGAAAACGCACGAGGTGCAGGCCTTCACTTTCACCCGGCAATACCCCGGTCTGTTCTTTCCGGGCACCACCCAGTATGTCACCGCGGATGATCAGGCGGATCCCGTGCCGGCACAACCCGTGCTGGACAGCATCAACCCGCTCTCTTATTTCAAAACCGCCGCCCTCATCCGCGTTTGCCGGCCCGATCTCCTGCTCACCAAATTTTGGATGCCGTTTTTTGCCCCCAGCCTGGGCACCGTGGCGCAATACGTGCGCCGGCAGGGCGCAAAAGCCATTGCCATCCTCGACAATCTCCTGCCGCACGAACGCCGCCCCGGTGATCTGCAGCTTATTCGCTACTTCCTCAATCGCTGTGACGGCTTCGTGGTGATGAGCAAAGTGGTGGAGCAGGAACTCCTGCACCTCAAACCCGGCGCCCGGTATTTGCTCAAGGCGCATCCCCACTATGATCATTTCGGGCCGCCGCTCGCCAGCGATCAGGCGCGTGCACGACTCGGTCTGCCGGCCACGCAACCCGTCATTCTCTTCTTCGGCTTCATTCGCGACTACAAAGGCCTGGATCAGCTCATCCGCGCCACCGCCCTGCTCCCCGACGACTATTGTGTGGTGATCGCCGGCGAGATGTACGGCGCTTTCGACCGCTATCAACGCCTGATCGATGCCAGCGGGGCCGCCGGCAAGATCAGACTGTTCGTGCGCTACATCGCCGATGCCGAAGTGCCGCTGTTTTTCTCCGCTGCCAACGTTTGCGTCCTGCCCTACAAATCCGCCACGCAGAGCGGCATCGTGCAAATCGCCTTCCATTTCAACCTCCCGGTGATCGTCACCGACGTCGGCGGGCTGGCCGAAATGGTGCAGGACAATGAGACTGGTTTGATCCTGCGCGCCCACGACCCGCAGGCCCTCGCGCAAAAGATTCGGGCTTATTTTGAAGGGAACATGCAGCTGCGCATGGCGCAGGCGATTGCGCAGCGCCGGCATCAAAACAGTTGGGAGGGGTTCGCGCAGGCACTGGTGGAATTCTATGAGAAGCTGCCAGAAAGGGCGAATTGA
- a CDS encoding aspartate carbamoyltransferase catalytic subunit: MIVSKHLLGLAGVRREEISIILQTAQFFKEVLNRPIPKVPTLRGKTIVNLFFENSTRTRISFELAEKRLSADSVSFSTTGSSVAKGETLLDTVRNLEAMKIDMVVIRHSASGAPHFLATLIDAGVINAGDGRHEHPTQALLDMMTLLDKFGTLEGLKVAIVGDIAHSRVARSNIHGLRTMGAKVALCGPATLLPREPREAFGNDIEIFTNVDDAIRWADALNVLRLQLERQAGGLLPSIREYANYFGITRRRLEAAKRDLVIMHPGPINRGVELESELADSEFSVILDQVTNGVAVRMAVLYLKSGGDLEVANGAG; the protein is encoded by the coding sequence ATGATTGTTTCCAAGCATTTACTGGGGCTGGCCGGGGTTCGGCGCGAAGAAATATCCATTATTCTACAAACCGCGCAATTCTTCAAAGAAGTCCTCAATCGTCCCATTCCCAAAGTTCCCACCCTTCGCGGCAAAACCATCGTCAATCTCTTCTTCGAAAATTCCACTCGCACCCGCATTTCCTTCGAGCTTGCGGAAAAGCGTCTCTCCGCCGACTCGGTCAGTTTCAGCACCACCGGTTCCTCGGTGGCCAAGGGCGAAACGCTGCTCGACACCGTGCGCAATCTGGAAGCGATGAAGATCGACATGGTCGTGATTCGCCACTCGGCCTCGGGCGCGCCCCATTTTCTCGCCACCCTCATCGATGCTGGCGTCATCAATGCCGGTGACGGCCGCCACGAGCATCCCACGCAGGCGCTGCTCGATATGATGACCCTGCTCGACAAATTCGGCACATTGGAGGGGCTGAAAGTCGCGATTGTCGGCGACATCGCCCACAGCCGGGTGGCGCGCAGCAACATTCACGGTCTGCGCACCATGGGTGCCAAGGTGGCGCTGTGCGGTCCCGCCACGCTGCTGCCGCGCGAGCCGCGCGAAGCCTTCGGCAATGACATTGAAATCTTCACCAACGTCGATGACGCCATCCGCTGGGCCGATGCACTCAACGTGCTGCGCCTGCAACTGGAACGCCAGGCCGGCGGCTTGCTGCCTTCGATTCGTGAGTACGCCAATTACTTTGGCATCACCCGCCGGCGTCTGGAAGCGGCCAAACGCGACCTGGTCATCATGCACCCCGGTCCAATCAATCGGGGTGTGGAATTGGAAAGCGAGCTCGCCGACAGCGAATTCTCGGTCATTCTCGACCAGGTCACCAACGGCGTGGCGGTGCGCATGGCGGTGTTGTATCTCAAAAGCGGCGGCGATCTCGAAGTCGCCAACGGTGCGGGGTGA
- a CDS encoding TylF/MycF family methyltransferase has product MIFSSQQEKLKTLLRRWHCDRPARKLVRRLQGWRSLLPKFPTYGQAAAQYIAGADDPIRYAAVAYAIQTLERQHIPGSMAEIGVYRGELSALLHMLAPERDLYLFDTFAGFPEQDLSGADQRFRDTSVEIVKAALGDTTHVIFRQGYFPETARGLEHEHFAFVMLDLDLYPPTRAGLEFFYPRLVPGGYLFAHDYNSPESNHAVARAVNEFLQDKPEKIIELPDIWGSIIIRKI; this is encoded by the coding sequence ATGATTTTCAGCTCTCAGCAAGAAAAACTCAAAACCCTGCTGCGGCGGTGGCATTGTGATCGCCCTGCCCGCAAACTGGTGCGCCGCCTGCAAGGCTGGCGCAGCCTGCTGCCGAAATTTCCCACCTATGGGCAGGCGGCGGCACAATACATCGCCGGTGCGGATGATCCCATCCGCTACGCCGCGGTGGCTTATGCCATCCAAACCCTCGAACGGCAGCATATTCCCGGCAGTATGGCGGAAATCGGCGTCTATCGCGGCGAGTTGAGCGCCCTGCTGCACATGCTGGCCCCGGAACGGGATCTGTATTTGTTCGACACCTTCGCCGGCTTTCCGGAACAGGATTTGTCCGGCGCCGATCAGCGCTTTCGCGACACCAGCGTGGAAATCGTGAAAGCTGCGCTCGGTGACACCACCCATGTCATCTTCCGGCAGGGCTATTTTCCCGAGACCGCCCGCGGCCTGGAGCATGAACACTTCGCCTTCGTCATGCTCGATCTCGATCTCTACCCGCCCACCCGCGCCGGGCTGGAGTTCTTTTATCCCCGCCTGGTTCCCGGCGGCTATCTCTTTGCACACGATTACAACTCGCCGGAATCGAATCATGCGGTGGCGCGCGCGGTCAACGAATTCCTGCAGGACAAACCGGAAAAGATCATCGAGCTGCCGGATATCTGGGGTTCGATCATCATCCGTAAAATCTGA
- the dinB gene encoding DNA polymerase IV, which translates to MSCARPQSSPARYILHVDMDAFYAAIEELDHPQYRGQPLVVGADPRGGRGRGVVSTANYVARTYGIRSAMPISTAWRLCPHAIYLPGRPQRYAEVSRLVMAILADYSPQVLQISIDEAFLDVTHTHHAYGSAQALAGHLKQRIKQETGLTASVGLAGNMFVAKVASDLQKPDGLTICPPGREREFLAPLPVAKLWGVGPKTEKRLRDYGFTTIGEVAQAPQEKLAKIFGQWGAQLWKLANGIDPRPVEDWGPRKSISQEFTFDEDEADMQVVEKRLWKIADDLSADMRREQLKGRVLTLKIRLEGFLTFTRRQTLGHYTNDAAEMRDLALGLLHRFDRQGRKIRLIGLGMAELNNMGGEQLQLFDDTTSPLHAKVAGVLDELRRKFGEQAAARASLLGERSHRFLGREELPDRTAKPQEPA; encoded by the coding sequence GTGTCTTGCGCCCGCCCGCAATCTTCGCCCGCCCGCTACATTCTGCACGTGGACATGGATGCCTTCTATGCCGCGATCGAGGAGCTGGATCATCCGCAGTATCGCGGCCAGCCGCTGGTGGTGGGCGCCGATCCCAGGGGTGGCAGAGGGCGCGGCGTGGTGTCCACCGCCAATTATGTCGCGCGCACCTACGGCATCCGCTCCGCCATGCCGATTTCCACCGCCTGGCGTCTGTGTCCTCATGCCATCTACCTTCCCGGCCGGCCGCAGCGCTACGCCGAAGTCTCCCGCCTCGTGATGGCCATCCTTGCCGACTATTCGCCACAGGTGTTGCAGATCAGCATCGATGAAGCCTTTCTCGACGTCACGCATACTCATCATGCCTACGGCAGCGCGCAAGCGCTCGCCGGGCATCTCAAGCAGCGCATCAAGCAGGAAACCGGGTTGACCGCTTCCGTGGGCCTGGCGGGCAACATGTTCGTTGCCAAAGTCGCCTCGGATTTGCAGAAGCCCGACGGCTTGACGATTTGCCCGCCGGGCCGGGAGAGGGAATTCCTCGCGCCCCTGCCGGTGGCCAAGCTTTGGGGCGTGGGGCCGAAAACCGAGAAGCGGCTGCGTGATTACGGCTTCACAACCATTGGCGAAGTGGCGCAGGCGCCGCAGGAAAAGCTCGCGAAAATTTTCGGACAGTGGGGCGCGCAATTGTGGAAACTGGCGAACGGCATCGATCCCCGGCCGGTGGAGGACTGGGGCCCGCGCAAGTCGATCAGCCAGGAATTCACTTTCGACGAAGATGAGGCCGACATGCAGGTGGTGGAGAAAAGGTTGTGGAAGATTGCGGATGATTTGAGTGCCGACATGCGGCGCGAGCAACTGAAAGGCCGGGTGCTCACGCTCAAAATCCGGCTGGAGGGCTTTCTCACTTTTACCCGGCGCCAGACACTGGGACACTACACCAACGATGCCGCCGAGATGCGTGATCTCGCGCTCGGGTTGTTGCACCGCTTCGACCGCCAGGGCAGGAAGATCCGGCTGATCGGCCTGGGCATGGCAGAGCTCAACAACATGGGCGGCGAGCAATTGCAGTTGTTCGATGACACCACCTCACCGCTGCACGCCAAAGTGGCGGGTGTACTCGATGAATTGCGGCGCAAATTCGGTGAGCAGGCCGCGGCGCGCGCCAGTCTGCTCGGCGAGCGCTCACACCGCTTTCTCGGCCGTGAAGAGCTGCCCGATCGCACCGCCAAGCCGCAGGAGCCGGCCTGA